In one Pseudomonas sp. SG20056 genomic region, the following are encoded:
- a CDS encoding OprD family porin — MQVMKWSVIALAVAAGTTQMAVASSQSESKGFIEDSSFNIFNRALYHNRDYKNGADTTTDNASSKRNGYSEEFGLGIRLMYESGFTQGTVGVGVDAHSLSSIKLDTGKGRAGIGQFSKNGSGEAEDTQSEVGGAIKFRISDTVLKYGNQIVGSPVFSTDDSRILPEVATGTLLTSNEIEGLELTAGRFTAISRQAPTGRDGRELTEANIVGASYSFTDNFSGAIHASDVEDHFKKQYANLNYNLPLAEDQGLNFDFNFYRTNDDGRKLSGEVDNKIWSLAAAYSLGAHKFTLAHQRSSGDTAYAYGVDGGGTIWLSNSVQYSDFDRKDERSWQVRYDLDMATYGVPGLSFMTRYITGDNIDYGVGVDEGEENEFNFETKYVIQEGAAKDLSFRVRSAIYRANNSQNANYGSDNNDFRLIVEYPLSVL, encoded by the coding sequence ATGCAAGTGATGAAGTGGAGCGTAATCGCCCTCGCAGTAGCAGCGGGCACCACCCAAATGGCAGTGGCTTCCAGCCAGTCCGAATCCAAGGGCTTTATTGAAGACAGCAGCTTCAATATCTTCAACCGCGCTCTGTACCATAACCGTGATTACAAAAACGGCGCAGACACTACCACCGACAACGCATCAAGCAAGCGCAATGGCTACAGCGAAGAGTTTGGCCTGGGCATCCGCCTGATGTACGAGTCCGGCTTCACTCAGGGCACGGTTGGCGTGGGTGTAGACGCTCACTCGCTGAGCAGCATCAAGTTGGATACCGGCAAAGGCCGTGCAGGCATTGGTCAATTCTCCAAGAATGGCTCTGGCGAAGCAGAAGATACTCAGAGTGAAGTAGGCGGCGCGATCAAGTTCCGTATCTCTGATACCGTTCTGAAATATGGCAACCAGATTGTTGGCAGCCCAGTATTCTCTACGGACGACAGCCGCATTCTTCCAGAAGTTGCTACTGGTACTCTGCTGACCAGCAACGAAATCGAAGGCCTGGAATTGACTGCCGGTCGCTTCACTGCGATCAGCCGCCAAGCGCCTACCGGTCGCGATGGCCGCGAGCTGACCGAAGCCAACATTGTTGGCGCCAGCTACAGCTTCACTGACAACTTCAGCGGTGCCATTCACGCATCCGATGTTGAAGATCACTTCAAGAAGCAATATGCCAACCTGAACTACAACCTGCCCCTGGCTGAAGACCAAGGCCTGAACTTCGACTTTAACTTCTACAGAACCAATGACGACGGCCGCAAACTGTCGGGCGAAGTGGACAACAAGATCTGGAGCTTGGCAGCAGCTTACTCCTTGGGCGCACACAAATTCACCCTTGCCCACCAGCGCTCTTCTGGCGACACCGCTTATGCCTATGGCGTTGACGGCGGCGGCACCATCTGGCTGTCAAACTCGGTTCAGTACTCTGACTTCGACCGCAAAGATGAGCGTTCCTGGCAGGTTCGTTATGACCTAGACATGGCCACCTACGGTGTACCAGGCCTGAGCTTCATGACTCGCTATATCACCGGCGACAACATCGACTACGGTGTTGGTGTTGATGAAGGCGAAGAGAACGAATTCAACTTCGAAACCAAGTATGTAATCCAAGAAGGCGCAGCCAAAGACCTGTCGTTCCGCGTACGTAGCGCCATCTACCGCGCCAACAACTCGCAGAATGCCAACTATGGCTCCGACAACAACGATTTCCGTCTGATCGTTGAATACCCACTGAGCGTTCTGTAA
- a CDS encoding HIT domain-containing protein encodes MFVLDSRLQQDTVWLGDYPLCSLLLMNDVQYPWFILVPRREDVSELFQLDAADQLQLWRESTALAEVLKDCFAADKMNVATLGNVVSQLHMHVIVRRREDAAWPAPVWGRHPAQAYTPEQFAALKARLRLVLTGDFCFAES; translated from the coding sequence ATGTTTGTTCTGGATTCGCGGTTGCAGCAGGACACTGTTTGGTTGGGTGATTACCCGTTATGCAGTCTGCTGTTGATGAATGATGTGCAGTACCCTTGGTTTATTCTGGTGCCGCGTCGTGAAGATGTCAGTGAGTTGTTTCAGTTGGATGCGGCTGATCAGCTGCAGCTATGGCGGGAAAGCACTGCACTTGCAGAGGTGCTCAAGGATTGTTTTGCGGCAGACAAGATGAATGTCGCGACCTTGGGTAATGTGGTCAGTCAGCTGCATATGCATGTCATCGTGCGGCGCCGTGAGGATGCGGCGTGGCCAGCGCCCGTTTGGGGTAGGCACCCTGCGCAGGCGTATACCCCTGAACAATTTGCGGCGTTGAAAGCCCGCTTACGCCTGGTTTTGACCGGGGATTTTTGTTTTGCTGAGAGCTGA
- a CDS encoding SlyX family protein, which translates to MEIEERINDLQSRLAFQDDTIQALNDALVAQQRLLERLQLQVAALIKRQDEVSSQFGMAEDEAPPPHY; encoded by the coding sequence GTGGAAATAGAAGAGCGCATCAACGATCTGCAAAGCCGACTGGCTTTTCAGGACGACACTATTCAGGCACTCAACGATGCATTGGTGGCGCAGCAGCGACTTCTTGAGCGTTTGCAGCTGCAGGTAGCAGCATTGATTAAGCGCCAGGATGAGGTGAGTTCGCAGTTCGGTATGGCTGAGGATGAGGCGCCACCGCCCCATTATTGA
- a CDS encoding cold-shock protein — protein MGDRETGTVKWFNTSKGFGFISRDSGDDIFVHFRAIRGEGHRVLVEGQRVEFAVMQRDKGLQAEDVIAALPARR, from the coding sequence CTGGGCGACCGCGAAACAGGTACCGTAAAGTGGTTCAACACCTCGAAGGGGTTCGGCTTTATCTCCCGTGACTCGGGCGACGATATTTTCGTGCACTTTCGTGCCATTCGCGGCGAAGGTCACCGCGTCCTGGTCGAAGGCCAGCGAGTTGAGTTTGCCGTGATGCAACGTGACAAAGGCTTGCAAGCCGAAGATGTCATCGCCGCACTGCCCGCTCGGCGCTAA
- a CDS encoding GGDEF domain-containing protein, translating to MNKPAKAPSILELYPEETRDAAALLKKAVPLMMRHDIPPNPVHYALWYTYSKGLEPELNRRLDKTVADFDSFPPETAAKLFRDYIIHGELEEARAGQQQVIELVDDIEGNVSRSIIGSRNYQASLEHGLAALQEPIIDDLPNVLNELQHSTQLMQDQQDKFLYRLNAAQQEIKSLRSQLERAHIAATLDSLTQVFNRNAFSRLLEQTLSTEHDGVALVMLDIDHFKQFNDQYGHPLGDRVLQHVGQLLRDLLPPRAMAARYGGEEFCIILRDCFDNATAYAFAEQLRLKIQSLRIKVRRTDEVLDSITASFGFALAEQGDTLETLLTRADDALYQAKRDGRNQVSPIPSETALSA from the coding sequence ATGAACAAACCCGCTAAAGCTCCCAGCATTCTGGAACTGTACCCCGAGGAAACCCGCGACGCTGCGGCGCTTCTGAAAAAGGCGGTACCGTTGATGATGCGCCACGATATTCCACCTAACCCAGTGCATTACGCCCTCTGGTACACCTACAGCAAAGGTCTGGAGCCCGAACTCAATCGTCGCCTGGACAAGACCGTCGCCGACTTCGACAGCTTCCCACCGGAGACTGCGGCCAAGCTGTTTCGCGACTACATCATCCATGGTGAACTCGAAGAAGCCCGCGCCGGCCAACAGCAGGTGATTGAGCTGGTCGATGATATCGAAGGCAATGTGTCACGCAGCATCATTGGCAGCCGCAACTACCAGGCCAGCCTGGAACATGGCCTGGCGGCATTACAGGAACCCATCATCGATGACCTGCCGAATGTCCTGAACGAGCTGCAGCACAGCACGCAACTGATGCAGGACCAGCAGGACAAGTTCCTCTATCGCCTGAATGCCGCCCAGCAAGAGATCAAGAGCCTGCGCAGCCAGCTCGAACGCGCACATATCGCTGCAACACTGGACAGCCTGACCCAGGTCTTCAACCGTAACGCTTTCAGTAGATTGCTGGAACAAACCCTGAGTACTGAGCATGATGGCGTCGCTCTGGTGATGCTGGATATCGACCATTTCAAACAGTTCAACGACCAATACGGCCACCCACTGGGTGATCGCGTACTGCAGCACGTTGGCCAATTGTTACGCGACCTACTACCGCCACGCGCCATGGCTGCGCGTTATGGCGGTGAGGAGTTCTGCATCATCCTGCGTGATTGCTTTGACAACGCCACGGCTTACGCCTTTGCCGAACAACTACGCCTGAAGATCCAGTCACTGCGCATCAAAGTGCGTCGCACCGACGAAGTACTGGATAGCATTACCGCCTCCTTCGGCTTCGCCCTTGCAGAACAAGGCGATACGCTGGAAACCCTGCTCACCCGCGCTGACGATGCGCTTTATCAGGCCAAGCGCGATGGACGCAACCAGGTAAGCCCCATCCCGAGTGAAACAGCGCTCAGTGCTTGA
- a CDS encoding Dps family protein — protein sequence MEINIGIAEQDRAAIAEGLSRLLADTYTLYLKTHNFHWNVTGPMFNTLHLMFEGQYTELSLAVDQIAERIRALGFPAPGTYAAYARLSSIKEEEGVPNAQDMIKQLVQGQEAVVRTARGIFPLLDKVSDEPTADLLTQRMQVHEKTAWMLRSLLAA from the coding sequence ATGGAAATCAATATCGGTATTGCCGAACAAGACCGCGCCGCCATCGCCGAAGGCCTATCGCGCCTGCTTGCCGACACCTACACCCTGTATTTGAAAACCCACAATTTTCACTGGAACGTCACCGGCCCGATGTTCAACACACTGCACCTGATGTTTGAGGGCCAGTACACCGAACTGTCGCTGGCTGTCGACCAGATTGCCGAGCGCATCCGCGCACTGGGCTTCCCGGCACCCGGCACCTACGCCGCCTACGCCCGCCTGTCCTCCATTAAGGAAGAAGAAGGCGTGCCGAACGCACAAGACATGATCAAACAGCTGGTTCAAGGCCAGGAAGCCGTCGTGCGCACCGCTCGCGGCATCTTCCCCCTGCTGGACAAAGTCAGCGACGAGCCTACCGCGGACTTGCTGACCCAGCGCATGCAAGTCCATGAAAAAACCGCCTGGATGCTACGCAGCCTCCTGGCAGCCTAG
- a CDS encoding HD domain-containing phosphohydrolase — protein sequence MATPNLAEIPSDLLADFRLESSEQFQRCEQLLIELEHAPDDRERLRELFRLVHTLKGNLGYIGLDSLMSVPQAMEDVLSCLRESQLHFDSLLGDILLLTLDHLKELIQHALGGAPAQLSATQSKALSQALSALAIAPAAQQTGLRSALLQQLDPSSKPPTAIATDEPAAADLLRRYGIEPDADLLFFVDLMQASERRSHFWQGRGLRQLDLGLAINQLGGNPERPEQLAAAICLHDLGMAFLPLDMLHKEAHFNREERRQMQSHPRLAYDLLKRMPRWDAAAEITLQHQEHADGSGYPKGLREIETSPGALIINIVDTFDARTHERAHQTLNKRPLLRAILEINNLAGRQFSAHWVELFNQTLQQHPELAHR from the coding sequence ATGGCCACGCCGAATCTGGCTGAAATCCCCAGCGATTTGCTGGCAGATTTTCGCCTGGAATCCAGCGAGCAATTCCAGCGTTGCGAACAATTACTGATCGAGCTTGAGCACGCACCCGACGACCGCGAGCGCCTGCGCGAGCTGTTTCGCCTGGTGCATACCCTCAAGGGTAACCTGGGGTATATCGGCCTGGACTCGCTGATGAGCGTGCCGCAAGCCATGGAGGACGTACTGTCCTGCCTACGCGAGAGCCAGCTGCATTTCGACAGCCTACTAGGCGATATCCTTCTATTAACCCTCGACCACCTCAAAGAGCTGATTCAGCACGCGCTCGGCGGTGCGCCAGCACAACTCAGTGCGACCCAAAGCAAGGCGCTTAGCCAGGCACTCAGCGCTCTGGCAATAGCCCCAGCAGCGCAACAAACTGGCCTCCGCAGCGCACTGTTGCAACAGCTCGACCCCAGCTCAAAACCGCCTACCGCCATTGCAACCGACGAACCTGCAGCTGCGGATTTGCTCAGACGCTACGGCATCGAACCCGACGCTGACCTGCTGTTCTTTGTCGACCTGATGCAAGCCAGCGAACGCCGCTCGCATTTCTGGCAAGGACGCGGCCTACGCCAGCTGGACCTAGGCCTGGCGATCAACCAGCTGGGCGGTAATCCGGAGCGACCCGAGCAATTGGCGGCAGCCATCTGCCTGCACGATCTGGGCATGGCCTTTCTGCCGCTGGACATGCTGCACAAAGAGGCGCATTTCAATCGCGAAGAACGCCGGCAGATGCAGTCACACCCGCGCCTGGCCTACGACCTGCTCAAACGCATGCCCCGCTGGGACGCAGCAGCAGAAATCACCCTACAACATCAGGAGCATGCCGACGGCAGCGGCTACCCCAAAGGCCTCAGGGAAATCGAAACCAGCCCTGGCGCCCTGATCATCAACATCGTCGACACCTTTGACGCCCGTACCCATGAGCGCGCTCATCAAACCCTGAACAAACGCCCATTGCTGCGTGCCATTCTGGAAATCAACAACCTCGCCGGACGGCAGTTCAGCGCACACTGGGTTGAGCTGTTCAACCAGACACTGCAACAACACCCAGAGCTGGCACACCGCTAA
- the aspS gene encoding aspartate--tRNA ligase encodes MMRSHYCGQLNESLDGQEVTLCGWVHRRRDHGGVIFLDIRDREGLAQVVFDPDRAATFATADKVRSEYVVKITGKVRLRPAGAGNANMASGAIEVLGYELEVLNEAETPPFPLNEYTDVGEETRLRYRFIDLRRPEMAAKLKLRSSITSSIRRYLDDNGFLDVETPILTRATPEGARDYLVPSRTHAGSFFALPQSPQLFKQLLMVAGFDRYYQIAKCFRDEDLRADRQPEFTQIDIETSFLDEADIMAITEKMIRQLFKEVLNVEFGELPHMTLAEAMRRFGSDKPDLRNPLELVDVADQLKDVDFKVFAGPANDPKCRVTALRVPGGASMPRSKIDEYTKFVGIYGAKGLAYIKVNERANGVEGLQSPIVKNIPLDNINVILDRVGAVDGDIVFFGADKAKIVSEALGALRIKLGHDLNLLTCEWAPLWVVDFPMFEENDDGSLTAMHHPFTAPKCTPAELEANPAAALSRAYDMVLNGTELGGGSIRIHDKAMQQTVFRVLGISEDEQQEKFGFLLDALKFGAPPHGGLAFGLDRLVMLMTGAQSIREVIAFPKTQSAACVMTQAPGEVDNKSLRELHIRLREQPKAE; translated from the coding sequence ATGATGCGCAGCCATTATTGCGGCCAACTGAACGAGAGCCTGGACGGCCAGGAAGTCACCCTTTGCGGTTGGGTACATCGCCGTCGTGACCATGGCGGGGTGATTTTCCTCGACATCCGTGACCGTGAAGGTCTGGCCCAGGTGGTATTCGACCCGGATCGTGCGGCGACCTTCGCCACTGCCGATAAAGTGCGCAGTGAATACGTGGTCAAGATCACCGGTAAGGTGCGTTTGCGTCCGGCTGGTGCCGGCAATGCCAACATGGCCTCCGGCGCTATCGAAGTGCTGGGCTATGAGCTGGAAGTGCTGAACGAAGCGGAAACTCCGCCGTTCCCGCTCAACGAATACACCGATGTGGGCGAAGAAACCCGTCTGCGCTACCGCTTTATCGACCTGCGTCGCCCGGAAATGGCGGCCAAGCTGAAACTGCGCTCAAGCATCACCAGCAGCATCCGTCGTTACCTGGATGACAACGGCTTCCTCGACGTGGAAACGCCGATCCTCACCCGTGCCACCCCTGAGGGTGCGCGTGATTACCTGGTGCCAAGCCGCACCCACGCCGGCAGCTTCTTCGCGCTGCCGCAGTCGCCACAGTTGTTCAAGCAGCTGCTGATGGTTGCTGGCTTCGACCGCTACTATCAGATCGCCAAGTGCTTCCGCGACGAAGACCTGCGTGCTGACCGTCAGCCGGAATTCACCCAGATCGACATCGAGACCAGTTTTCTCGATGAAGCCGACATCATGGCCATCACCGAGAAGATGATTCGCCAGCTGTTCAAGGAGGTGCTGAACGTTGAGTTCGGCGAGCTGCCGCACATGACTCTGGCAGAGGCCATGCGTCGTTTCGGTTCCGACAAGCCGGATTTGCGTAACCCGCTGGAGCTGGTGGACGTGGCGGATCAGCTCAAAGATGTTGATTTCAAAGTCTTCGCCGGCCCAGCCAACGACCCGAAATGCCGCGTGACCGCGCTGCGCGTACCGGGCGGGGCGAGCATGCCGCGCAGCAAGATCGACGAATACACCAAATTCGTCGGTATTTACGGTGCCAAAGGTCTGGCCTACATCAAGGTCAACGAGCGCGCCAATGGCGTCGAGGGCCTGCAGTCGCCGATCGTCAAGAACATCCCGCTGGACAATATCAATGTGATCCTTGATCGCGTCGGCGCTGTTGATGGCGACATCGTGTTCTTCGGTGCGGATAAAGCCAAGATCGTCAGCGAGGCCTTGGGCGCTCTACGCATCAAGCTGGGCCACGACCTCAATTTGCTGACTTGCGAGTGGGCGCCGCTGTGGGTTGTCGACTTCCCGATGTTCGAAGAGAACGATGACGGCAGCCTGACCGCCATGCACCACCCGTTCACCGCGCCGAAGTGCACCCCGGCTGAGCTGGAAGCCAACCCGGCGGCCGCGCTGTCGCGTGCTTACGACATGGTTCTGAACGGCACCGAGCTGGGTGGCGGTTCGATTCGTATCCACGACAAGGCCATGCAACAGACTGTGTTCCGTGTACTGGGCATCAGCGAAGACGAGCAGCAGGAGAAGTTCGGCTTCCTCCTTGATGCCCTGAAGTTCGGCGCACCGCCCCATGGTGGTCTGGCCTTCGGTCTGGATCGCCTGGTGATGCTGATGACCGGTGCGCAGTCGATCCGCGAAGTGATTGCCTTCCCGAAAACCCAGAGCGCGGCCTGCGTGATGACTCAGGCGCCGGGTGAGGTGGATAACAAGTCGCTGCGTGAACTGCACATTCGCCTGCGCGAGCAGCCGAAAGCGGAATAA
- a CDS encoding YebC/PmpR family DNA-binding transcriptional regulator translates to MAGHSKWANIKHRKGRQDAKRGKIFTKLIRELTVASKHGGPIPADNPRLRLAVDKALTNNMSRDVIDRAIARGAGNNEADNVAELSYEGYAPGGVAIIVEAMTDNRNRTAAEVRHAFSKCGGNLGTDGSVAYMFDRKGQISFAAGVSEDALMEAALEAGADDVEMAEDGSALVSTSFADFHGVNEALSAAGFKAAEAEIAMIPSISAPITDLETAQKVIKLIDMLEDLDDVQEVYHNAEIPDELMEQLG, encoded by the coding sequence ATGGCTGGTCATTCCAAGTGGGCCAACATCAAGCATCGCAAAGGGCGTCAGGACGCCAAGCGCGGCAAGATCTTTACCAAGCTGATTCGTGAGCTTACGGTCGCTTCCAAACATGGCGGTCCGATCCCGGCGGACAACCCGCGTCTGCGCCTGGCGGTGGACAAGGCGCTGACCAACAACATGTCGCGCGATGTAATCGACCGCGCCATTGCCCGCGGTGCTGGTAATAACGAAGCCGACAACGTTGCCGAGCTGAGCTACGAAGGCTACGCGCCGGGCGGTGTGGCAATCATCGTTGAGGCCATGACCGACAACCGCAATCGCACGGCCGCTGAAGTGCGGCATGCGTTCAGCAAGTGCGGCGGCAACCTGGGTACTGACGGTTCGGTGGCCTATATGTTCGACCGCAAAGGGCAGATCAGCTTTGCTGCAGGTGTGAGCGAAGATGCCTTGATGGAAGCTGCGCTGGAGGCCGGTGCCGATGACGTGGAAATGGCCGAGGACGGCTCGGCGCTGGTGTCCACCAGCTTTGCTGATTTCCATGGGGTCAACGAGGCGCTCAGTGCGGCTGGTTTCAAGGCTGCTGAGGCGGAAATCGCCATGATCCCGTCGATCAGTGCACCGATTACCGACCTGGAAACTGCGCAGAAAGTCATCAAGCTGATCGACATGCTCGAAGACCTTGATGATGTGCAGGAGGTTTATCACAACGCTGAGATTCCTGACGAGCTCATGGAGCAGCTTGGCTGA
- the ruvC gene encoding crossover junction endodeoxyribonuclease RuvC, whose protein sequence is MTLILGIDPGSRITGYGVVRDTGRNCEYVASGCIRTGNGSMPERLQVVFRGVREVIETYGPVTMGIEQVFMARNPDSALKLGQARGVAIVAGIEAGLDIAEYTATQVKQAIAGTGGADKEQVQLMVMHLLKLVQKPQIDASDALAIALCHAHHRQSLIPHGLVGAKRRAGRLRL, encoded by the coding sequence ATGACCTTGATCCTTGGCATCGACCCGGGCTCGCGTATCACCGGTTACGGCGTGGTGCGTGATACCGGGCGCAACTGCGAATATGTTGCCTCTGGCTGTATTCGTACGGGCAACGGTTCGATGCCGGAGCGTTTGCAAGTGGTGTTTCGCGGCGTGCGCGAGGTGATTGAAACCTACGGGCCGGTGACCATGGGCATCGAGCAGGTGTTTATGGCGCGCAACCCGGATTCCGCGCTTAAGCTTGGTCAGGCGCGCGGCGTGGCCATCGTCGCGGGTATCGAAGCGGGGCTGGATATTGCCGAATACACCGCCACCCAGGTCAAGCAGGCGATTGCCGGCACCGGCGGGGCGGATAAGGAGCAGGTGCAGCTGATGGTCATGCACTTGCTCAAACTGGTGCAGAAGCCGCAGATCGATGCCTCCGATGCCCTGGCGATTGCCCTGTGTCATGCCCACCATCGGCAGAGTCTGATTCCCCATGGTCTGGTCGGTGCCAAGCGGCGCGCCGGTCGCCTTCGTTTGTAA
- the ruvA gene encoding Holliday junction branch migration protein RuvA — MIGRLRGTLAEKQPPHVIVDINGLGYELEVPMTTLYRLPAVGEPLTLHTHLVVREDAHLLYGFFEKRERELFRELIRLNGVGPKLALALMSGLEVDELVRCVQAQDTSVLVKIPGVGKKTAERLLVELKDRFKAWETVPGMSTLVVEPRGASAVTSAENDAVSALISLGYKPQEASRAVSAIKEDGLSSEDMIRRALKGMV; from the coding sequence GTGATCGGACGTTTACGTGGCACCCTGGCGGAAAAGCAGCCGCCCCATGTGATTGTGGACATAAATGGTTTGGGTTACGAGCTGGAAGTGCCCATGACCACCCTGTACCGTTTGCCCGCAGTGGGTGAGCCGTTGACCCTGCACACCCATCTGGTGGTGCGCGAGGATGCACACCTGCTCTATGGCTTTTTTGAAAAGCGCGAGCGCGAGCTGTTTCGCGAGTTGATCCGCCTTAACGGCGTTGGCCCGAAGCTGGCGTTGGCCTTGATGTCCGGGCTGGAGGTCGATGAATTGGTGCGTTGTGTGCAGGCGCAAGATACCTCGGTGCTGGTGAAAATCCCGGGGGTCGGCAAGAAAACCGCCGAGCGCCTGCTGGTTGAGCTGAAGGATCGCTTCAAAGCCTGGGAAACCGTGCCAGGCATGTCGACTCTGGTGGTGGAACCTCGCGGTGCTAGCGCAGTCACAAGCGCGGAGAATGATGCTGTCAGTGCACTTATTTCGCTCGGCTACAAACCCCAGGAAGCCAGTCGCGCCGTCTCAGCTATTAAGGAAGACGGTTTGAGCAGTGAAGATATGATTCGTCGAGCCCTGAAGGGAATGGTCTAA
- the ruvB gene encoding Holliday junction branch migration DNA helicase RuvB, protein MLEADRLITATSRDRDEQVDRAIRPLKLAEYIGQPSVREQMELFIQAARGRSEALDHTLIFGPPGLGKTTLANIIAQEMNVSIKSTSGPVLERPGDLAALLTNLEPGDVLFIDEIHRLSPIVEEVLYPAMEDFQLDIMIGEGPAARSIKLDLPPFTLVGATTRAGMLTNPLRDRFGIVQRLEFYNTEDLATIVMRSAGILGLSIEPHGAFEIARRARGTPRIANRLLRRVRDFAEVRGQGDITRPIADLALNLLDVDERGFDHQDRRLLLTMIEKFDGGPVGIDNLAAAISEERHTIEDVLEPYLIQQGYIMRTPRGRVVTRHAYLHFGLNVPKRMGELPTADLFGRDDD, encoded by the coding sequence GTGCTAGAAGCTGATCGCCTGATTACTGCCACCAGTCGTGACCGCGACGAGCAGGTTGACCGTGCCATTCGCCCGCTGAAACTGGCCGAATACATCGGTCAACCGAGCGTGCGCGAGCAGATGGAGCTGTTTATCCAGGCCGCCCGTGGCCGCAGCGAAGCGCTCGATCACACCCTGATCTTTGGGCCGCCCGGCCTGGGCAAGACCACCCTGGCCAATATCATCGCCCAGGAAATGAACGTTTCGATCAAGAGCACCTCGGGTCCCGTGCTGGAGCGGCCGGGTGATCTGGCGGCGCTGCTGACCAATCTTGAACCGGGCGATGTGCTGTTTATCGATGAGATTCATCGCCTGTCACCGATTGTCGAGGAAGTGCTGTATCCGGCGATGGAGGATTTCCAGCTCGACATCATGATCGGTGAAGGTCCTGCCGCACGTTCGATCAAGCTCGATCTACCGCCGTTTACCCTGGTCGGTGCGACCACGCGGGCAGGCATGCTGACCAATCCACTGCGTGACCGTTTTGGTATTGTCCAGCGCCTGGAGTTCTACAACACCGAAGACCTGGCGACCATCGTCATGCGCTCGGCAGGGATTCTTGGCTTGTCGATCGAGCCCCATGGCGCCTTCGAGATTGCCCGTCGCGCGCGCGGTACGCCGCGGATTGCCAATCGCCTGCTGCGCCGCGTGCGTGATTTTGCCGAAGTGCGCGGGCAGGGCGACATTACCCGGCCGATTGCCGACCTGGCGTTGAATCTGCTGGATGTTGATGAGCGTGGCTTCGATCACCAGGACCGACGTCTACTGCTGACCATGATCGAGAAATTCGATGGTGGTCCGGTGGGTATCGATAATCTGGCTGCTGCCATCAGTGAAGAGCGCCACACCATCGAAGACGTGCTCGAACCCTATCTGATTCAGCAGGGCTATATCATGCGCACCCCACGCGGCCGAGTCGTCACCCGGCATGCCTATTTGCACTTTGGCCTGAATGTGCCCAAACGCATGGGCGAACTGCCCACGGCGGACTTGTTTGGGCGTGATGATGACTAA
- the ybgC gene encoding tol-pal system-associated acyl-CoA thioesterase yields the protein MRAQNGVTPFTHRCRVYFEDTDAGGIVYYVNYLKFMERARTERLRDLGFLQSTLAEEGLLFVVHSAEARYHAPAKLDDELLVSAEVIELNRASLRFRQQVRRVTDDVLLCEGQFMVACVRADNLKPRAIPQTLHTAFAGQGGAGTSRAGE from the coding sequence ATGCGCGCGCAAAACGGAGTTACGCCGTTCACCCATCGTTGTCGGGTTTATTTCGAAGACACCGATGCAGGCGGCATCGTCTACTACGTCAATTACCTCAAATTTATGGAACGGGCTCGTACCGAGCGCCTACGTGATCTGGGCTTTCTCCAGTCGACGTTGGCCGAGGAGGGCCTGTTGTTCGTTGTGCATTCGGCTGAAGCGCGCTACCACGCGCCAGCCAAGCTCGACGACGAGTTGCTGGTAAGCGCTGAAGTCATTGAATTAAACCGTGCCAGCCTGCGTTTTCGTCAACAGGTCCGGCGGGTAACGGATGATGTGCTGCTGTGTGAAGGGCAGTTTATGGTGGCCTGTGTGCGCGCCGACAATTTGAAACCCCGGGCCATTCCCCAAACTCTGCACACGGCCTTTGCCGGGCAGGGCGGCGCGGGTACATCTAGAGCAGGAGAGTAA